The following are from one region of the Amedibacterium intestinale genome:
- a CDS encoding amidohydrolase, translating into MRTLIKNAWILTMNEKMQEYKDGQIVIEDDKILYVGKPKEFDSIDNIVDAKNCLVLPGMVNTHCHVSMLPFRSLQDDCPNRLRRFLFPLENACMNEDLAYYGACYGTGEMLLSGITTFADMYYFMDKVALACEKMGIRAVLGETIIDQPTCDAKNAVEALKIGEKFIEEWKHHPLITPMLAPHATNTNTEEIFRKAMEIVKKHDTLMMTHVAEMDYEMTYFRNKYNMTPIEWLESISCLNQHVLAVHCIHINEADIQLMKKHDVKVSHCPVSNLKAGKGIAPAKDIMENGVAMGFGTDGASSGNTLDLFIQMRMFAGAQKTKYHDRSLFPAKEIVRIATIEGAKALRIDEQIGSLEVGKKADIVLISLESAHMFPVYDPYSILVYSANASDVKDVFVNGKQVVSDRKLKVDLSILREQLQKEMKEFSKKAEELSK; encoded by the coding sequence ATGAGAACATTAATAAAAAATGCATGGATATTAACGATGAATGAAAAAATGCAGGAATACAAAGATGGTCAGATTGTTATCGAAGATGATAAGATTCTTTATGTTGGAAAACCTAAAGAATTTGATAGTATAGATAATATCGTTGATGCGAAGAATTGTCTTGTTCTTCCTGGTATGGTGAATACACATTGTCATGTTTCTATGCTTCCTTTTCGTTCTTTACAGGATGATTGTCCTAATCGTTTACGGCGCTTTCTATTTCCATTGGAAAATGCATGTATGAATGAAGATTTAGCTTATTATGGGGCTTGTTATGGTACAGGAGAAATGCTTTTATCAGGAATTACAACATTTGCTGACATGTATTATTTTATGGATAAAGTAGCACTTGCTTGTGAAAAAATGGGAATACGTGCTGTTCTAGGAGAAACGATTATTGATCAGCCAACCTGTGATGCAAAAAATGCAGTTGAAGCATTAAAAATAGGAGAAAAATTTATTGAGGAATGGAAGCATCATCCTCTTATTACTCCTATGTTAGCACCTCATGCGACAAATACAAATACTGAGGAAATTTTTAGAAAAGCGATGGAAATTGTTAAAAAACATGATACTTTGATGATGACTCATGTGGCAGAAATGGATTATGAAATGACGTATTTCAGAAATAAATACAATATGACACCAATAGAATGGTTAGAATCTATTTCTTGTTTAAATCAACATGTTCTCGCAGTTCATTGTATTCATATAAATGAGGCTGATATACAATTGATGAAGAAACATGATGTTAAGGTTTCTCATTGCCCTGTATCAAATTTAAAAGCAGGGAAAGGAATTGCACCTGCAAAGGATATAATGGAAAATGGTGTTGCTATGGGATTTGGAACGGATGGTGCGAGCAGTGGGAATACGTTGGATTTATTCATACAGATGCGGATGTTTGCAGGAGCACAAAAAACAAAATATCATGATCGATCTTTATTCCCTGCAAAGGAAATTGTGAGAATTGCGACTATTGAAGGTGCAAAAGCATTGAGAATTGATGAACAGATTGGCTCTTTGGAAGTTGGAAAAAAAGCAGATATAGTTTTGATCTCTTTAGAATCTGCACATATGTTTCCAGTTTATGACCCGTATTCTATTCTTGTTTATAGCGCAAATGCCAGCGATGTAAAAGATGTGTTTGTAAATGGGAAGCAGGTTGTTTCAGACAGAAAGTTAAAAGTAGACCTTTCTATACTTCGTGAACAATTACAAAAAGAAATGAAAGAATTCTCTAAAAAAGCAGAAGAGTTAAGTAAATAA
- a CDS encoding ABC transporter permease has product MKKRIPYVFLFPGIVLLIFFLMMPLLSVLWPTIFPDGFSLSAYTAFFQDEYYIEILIRTIRIALIATFVCILLGVPTAYFISRCSAKWKGILIAISIFPMLTNSVVRSFAWINILGKNGVINNLLMSLGVIDEPISMLYTEFSVLIGTIYLFLPIMIMTLVGVMDHIDNDMMEAAESLGASKLKAFIKVVLPMSVPGILTGAVLVFTGALTAYTTPQLLGGNKSLVLATLIYQRAMTLNDWVGAGVIAAVMIIITLVVMKVLNVIAAQLDKRGEINA; this is encoded by the coding sequence ATGAAAAAAAGAATTCCTTATGTATTTCTTTTTCCAGGAATCGTATTGTTGATTTTCTTTCTGATGATGCCTTTGCTATCTGTTTTATGGCCAACAATATTTCCAGATGGATTTTCATTATCGGCCTATACGGCATTTTTTCAGGATGAATATTATATTGAAATTTTGATTAGAACGATTCGTATTGCACTTATTGCAACATTTGTCTGTATTCTGCTTGGTGTTCCAACAGCGTATTTTATTTCTCGCTGCAGTGCTAAATGGAAAGGCATCTTAATCGCAATATCTATTTTTCCAATGTTAACAAATTCTGTAGTTCGTTCATTTGCGTGGATTAATATTTTGGGAAAGAACGGAGTAATTAATAACCTTTTAATGAGTCTTGGTGTAATTGATGAACCAATTAGTATGCTTTATACAGAGTTTTCGGTTTTAATAGGAACAATTTATTTGTTTTTGCCTATTATGATTATGACACTTGTAGGGGTTATGGATCATATTGATAATGATATGATGGAAGCTGCAGAGAGTCTAGGGGCAAGCAAGCTAAAAGCTTTTATAAAAGTGGTTCTTCCTATGAGCGTTCCAGGAATTTTAACTGGTGCTGTACTTGTGTTTACTGGGGCACTAACAGCCTATACAACGCCACAATTGCTAGGTGGAAACAAATCTCTTGTGCTTGCTACGCTGATTTATCAAAGAGCTATGACATTAAATGATTGGGTTGGTGCAGGAGTGATTGCAGCTGTAATGATAATTATCACGTTAGTGGTAATGAAAGTGTTGAATGTAATAGCTGCGCAGTTAGACAAAAGAGGTGAAATAAATGCGTAG
- a CDS encoding ISL3 family transposase: MKNDTTSASISDDYILHLFHLQKEQIDSFQVNHQDDGVHVRIKLTPKTTSCPVCGFPTSKVKSYVHKRITHSMLNTEACYIDYQARRYICPACNKTFYEDNPFTFKGMKISLLTVYNVLRDLKNPADTFKSVAQRNHISSTSAMSIFDRHVQISRRKLPEYLNIDEVYSFKSENSSYVCVLLDFNSQNVIDLLPGRKKSELINYFSFIPREERCAVKAVSIDLWETYRIVAKMMFPNAAIAADKFHLIQELNRRVDKVRLRTMNQLKNYKLMDLKNADAASIEKAERMRKQYYLYKKFNWLLFTNDPAYTDPNREKKYNKVLQGYYNYNDILHYMCLYNPELEEAMNLKDRMIYFYKNSDLDNARKDINELISAFRDCKVPEISSFANTMTRWKTEIINSFIVTNEHGRKINSGIIENRNRTIKCIKHNSNGYTNWKRFRNRVLYVLNKDTTYHLYPKEGENENEQ; encoded by the coding sequence ATGAAAAACGATACTACTTCTGCGTCCATCAGTGACGACTATATCCTTCATCTCTTTCATCTCCAGAAAGAACAGATAGATTCTTTCCAGGTAAATCATCAGGATGATGGTGTTCATGTAAGGATCAAGCTTACCCCAAAGACTACTTCATGTCCTGTCTGCGGCTTTCCCACTTCCAAGGTAAAAAGCTATGTACATAAACGCATAACACATTCCATGCTGAATACGGAAGCCTGCTATATCGATTACCAGGCCAGACGCTATATCTGCCCTGCATGTAATAAGACTTTCTATGAGGACAATCCTTTTACTTTCAAGGGAATGAAGATCTCTTTATTGACCGTATATAATGTCCTTCGAGATCTGAAAAACCCTGCCGATACATTTAAAAGCGTTGCACAGAGAAATCATATATCCTCTACTTCTGCCATGTCCATCTTTGACAGGCATGTCCAGATATCCAGAAGAAAACTTCCTGAATATCTGAATATCGACGAAGTCTACAGTTTCAAATCTGAAAACAGTTCCTATGTATGTGTCCTTCTGGATTTCAACTCCCAAAATGTCATCGATCTTCTTCCAGGCAGGAAAAAGTCCGAACTCATCAATTACTTTTCTTTCATTCCCCGAGAAGAAAGATGTGCTGTAAAGGCCGTATCTATTGATTTATGGGAAACCTACAGGATCGTCGCAAAGATGATGTTCCCCAATGCCGCCATAGCTGCGGATAAATTCCATCTCATCCAGGAACTGAACAGAAGAGTAGACAAGGTGCGTCTGCGTACGATGAATCAGTTAAAGAACTATAAGCTCATGGATCTGAAAAATGCAGATGCAGCTTCGATAGAAAAAGCTGAAAGAATGCGTAAACAGTATTACCTTTATAAAAAATTCAACTGGCTTCTCTTCACAAACGATCCTGCATATACAGATCCAAATAGAGAAAAGAAATATAATAAAGTACTTCAGGGATACTATAACTATAACGATATCCTGCATTATATGTGTTTGTATAACCCTGAACTTGAAGAAGCCATGAATCTGAAAGACAGGATGATATATTTCTATAAGAACAGTGATCTTGATAATGCAAGAAAAGATATCAATGAACTGATCAGTGCTTTCAGGGATTGTAAAGTACCTGAAATATCATCCTTTGCGAATACGATGACCAGATGGAAGACTGAAATAATAAATTCTTTTATCGTCACGAATGAACATGGAAGAAAGATAAACAGCGGGATCATAGAAAACAGAAACAGGACGATCAAATGTATCAAGCACAATTCCAATGGATATACCAATTGGAAACGATTCCGAAACAGAGTGCTTTATGTACTGAATAAAGATACCACTTATCACTTATACCCTAAGGAAGGAGAAAATGAAAATGAACAATAA
- a CDS encoding ABC transporter ATP-binding protein: MSFVDLKNICVSYDGKTNILEGLNLQIQEGELVSLLGPSGCGKTTTLRVIAGYIDTKNGEFLVDGENFTKIPVHKRNFGIVFQSYALFPHLTVRENVAFGLKMRKMDKAEITKKVDEMLEICGLSEYANRLPKQMSGGQRQRVALARALVIEPKLLLLDEPLSNLDAKLRIQMRVEIKRLQKKLGITTVFVTHDQEECFSISDRVAVMNGGVIEQYDTPENIYAHPKTEFVARFIGFENFIDVVRENKNIYVAQGEQFHVEEGCEKENAKITIRPDDIEIVDDPALENGLEGVVQVHTFLGKSYQYEVSTKLGTLLVNGNKVYETGSILHLYLPAHKIVLV; the protein is encoded by the coding sequence ATGTCATTTGTTGATTTAAAAAATATATGCGTAAGTTATGATGGTAAAACAAACATATTAGAAGGTTTGAACTTGCAAATACAGGAAGGAGAACTTGTTTCTTTATTAGGACCCAGCGGATGTGGAAAAACAACAACGCTTCGTGTTATTGCTGGTTATATTGATACAAAAAATGGAGAATTTTTGGTAGATGGAGAAAATTTCACAAAGATACCTGTACATAAACGTAATTTTGGTATCGTATTTCAAAGCTATGCACTTTTTCCACATTTAACTGTTAGAGAAAATGTTGCATTTGGACTAAAAATGAGAAAAATGGATAAAGCAGAAATAACAAAAAAAGTGGATGAAATGCTGGAAATTTGTGGATTAAGTGAATATGCTAATCGTTTACCAAAACAAATGTCTGGTGGACAGAGACAACGTGTCGCTTTGGCACGTGCACTTGTTATTGAACCCAAACTGCTTTTATTGGATGAACCATTATCTAATTTAGATGCTAAATTACGTATTCAAATGAGGGTGGAAATTAAACGTTTGCAGAAAAAGTTAGGTATAACTACAGTTTTTGTTACACATGATCAGGAGGAATGTTTCTCTATTTCTGACCGCGTTGCAGTTATGAATGGTGGAGTTATTGAACAATATGATACGCCGGAAAACATCTATGCACATCCAAAAACAGAATTTGTTGCACGTTTTATTGGATTTGAAAATTTCATTGATGTTGTACGTGAAAATAAGAATATCTATGTAGCACAAGGAGAACAGTTTCATGTAGAAGAAGGATGCGAAAAGGAAAATGCAAAGATTACAATTCGTCCTGATGATATTGAAATTGTAGATGATCCCGCTTTGGAAAATGGTTTAGAGGGTGTTGTCCAAGTACATACTTTCCTTGGAAAAAGTTATCAGTATGAAGTTTCTACAAAGCTTGGTACACTTTTAGTTAATGGAAATAAAGTGTATGAAACAGGAAGTATATTGCATTTATATTTACCTGCTCATAAAATTGTTTTAGTTTAG
- a CDS encoding ABC transporter substrate-binding protein, with translation MKKLCGLLLCGFLLVSVSACSSKSEKTEGCKLTVSTFQLSEDIVNDDVVKPFEEKYNCDVVTDLGNSADRFTKLENNPESGIDVIELNQSTAAKGYEEGLFDKLDTSKIENLKDLITPAKNMQSESGYGPAYVIQSVGIVYDKEAVGFEITSWDDLWKAELKGAIALPDITTTFGPAMVHIASDHAGVDIKKDNGEAAFKALEAIKPNVVKTYTKSSDLANMFAAGEIKAAVVGDFAVPNIQKAAQDVVYLVPKSGTYANFNTIDVVANSKNKDMAYKYINWRISQELQSVTSKSLNEGPTNAKVELSEDEAKKLTYGEIAENAKAIDYTFVNPLLANWTDQWNRILNR, from the coding sequence ATGAAAAAATTATGTGGTTTATTATTATGCGGTTTTCTTCTAGTATCTGTTAGTGCTTGTTCATCTAAATCAGAGAAAACAGAAGGATGTAAACTTACAGTTTCTACATTCCAATTAAGTGAGGATATTGTAAATGATGATGTAGTTAAACCTTTTGAGGAAAAATACAATTGCGATGTTGTAACAGATTTGGGAAATTCAGCTGATCGTTTTACAAAATTGGAAAATAATCCAGAATCTGGGATCGATGTAATAGAATTAAATCAGTCTACAGCAGCAAAAGGATATGAAGAAGGATTATTTGATAAACTGGATACATCTAAAATTGAAAACTTGAAGGATTTGATTACCCCAGCTAAAAATATGCAATCTGAAAGTGGCTATGGTCCTGCTTATGTTATTCAAAGTGTAGGAATTGTTTATGATAAAGAAGCTGTAGGTTTTGAAATCACTTCTTGGGATGATTTGTGGAAAGCAGAATTAAAAGGTGCAATTGCCCTTCCTGATATTACTACTACTTTTGGACCAGCAATGGTGCATATTGCAAGTGATCATGCTGGAGTTGATATTAAAAAGGATAATGGTGAAGCTGCATTTAAAGCATTGGAAGCTATTAAACCTAATGTAGTAAAAACGTATACAAAATCTTCTGATTTAGCAAATATGTTTGCTGCAGGCGAAATTAAAGCTGCAGTTGTAGGAGATTTTGCCGTACCAAATATTCAAAAGGCAGCACAGGATGTTGTATATCTAGTGCCGAAAAGTGGTACTTATGCAAATTTCAATACCATTGATGTTGTAGCTAATTCAAAAAACAAGGACATGGCTTATAAATATATTAATTGGCGAATTTCACAGGAATTGCAGTCAGTAACAAGTAAGTCATTAAATGAAGGTCCAACAAATGCAAAAGTTGAATTGAGTGAAGATGAGGCAAAAAAACTTACATATGGTGAAATTGCAGAGAATGCAAAAGCTATTGATTATACATTTGTAAATCCTTTATTGGCAAATTGGACAGATCAGTGGAATCGTATTTTAAATCGTTAA
- a CDS encoding MATE family efflux transporter, with amino-acid sequence MHSTALFEKKVSSLYAHYLLPTLLAMASNSLYCLADVYFVSKGAGSTALAAMNIAIPLYTIYSAIGLTFGVGAATVMSVAEGEKQPKVRNKAYTYGALGMVSIGLCIAFFGNLFVDDFAYLLGSSEELLPLVKAYMIPVNGMAMAFIVNYAGSVILRNDHAPRLAMIATMAGNFSNIFLDYVFVIQFNMGIFGAAVATAIGPVISLGIMSLHFIRKKNTIHLTKDIFDTKIWKRIFSNGFGSGILEISAGAVIVIFNYVILKKADAMFLAAYAIITNIAYVGKGLLNGFAQASQPIISANYGAMHTKRVKEAFSISIQTSLIFSIVAYLLCFIFSKELAALFANNDAALIENASKGIQFYFLSLPFTALITMFLYFFQSIEYGKVATLLAFLKGFVFILLGLFLLVSLFGIDAIWFTVAFAEAFGVLFALLFYKKRLS; translated from the coding sequence ATGCATAGTACGGCTTTATTTGAAAAGAAGGTATCAAGTTTATATGCACATTATTTACTTCCAACCTTATTGGCAATGGCAAGCAATTCTTTGTATTGTTTAGCGGATGTATATTTTGTTTCAAAAGGTGCTGGAAGTACAGCTTTAGCGGCAATGAACATTGCGATACCTTTATATACCATATATTCTGCGATAGGGTTAACCTTTGGTGTAGGGGCTGCAACTGTTATGTCTGTTGCGGAAGGAGAAAAACAGCCAAAAGTAAGAAATAAAGCCTATACATATGGTGCGCTTGGAATGGTAAGTATTGGCTTATGCATTGCCTTTTTTGGAAATCTATTTGTGGATGATTTTGCGTATTTGCTTGGCAGCAGCGAAGAGCTTTTACCACTTGTAAAAGCATATATGATTCCTGTAAATGGAATGGCTATGGCTTTTATTGTGAATTATGCAGGAAGTGTGATTTTAAGAAATGATCATGCCCCTCGCCTGGCAATGATAGCTACCATGGCAGGAAACTTTTCCAACATCTTCTTAGATTATGTCTTTGTTATTCAATTTAATATGGGAATTTTTGGAGCTGCCGTTGCGACAGCAATCGGACCAGTAATCTCTCTTGGTATTATGAGCCTTCATTTCATACGTAAGAAAAATACCATTCATCTGACAAAAGATATATTTGATACCAAAATATGGAAACGTATTTTTTCAAATGGCTTTGGAAGTGGAATTTTAGAAATAAGTGCAGGTGCAGTCATTGTTATTTTTAATTATGTAATATTAAAAAAGGCAGATGCTATGTTTCTGGCAGCTTATGCCATCATCACTAACATTGCCTATGTAGGAAAAGGATTGTTGAATGGATTTGCGCAGGCCTCTCAGCCTATCATTTCCGCTAATTATGGGGCGATGCATACAAAACGAGTAAAAGAGGCTTTCTCTATATCGATTCAAACAAGTCTTATATTTTCTATTGTTGCGTATTTGCTTTGTTTTATTTTCTCTAAAGAGCTGGCAGCTTTATTTGCAAACAATGATGCAGCTTTAATAGAAAATGCTTCAAAAGGGATTCAGTTTTATTTTTTGAGTTTGCCATTTACTGCACTTATTACGATGTTTCTATATTTCTTTCAGTCTATTGAATATGGAAAAGTGGCAACCTTACTGGCATTTTTAAAAGGCTTTGTGTTTATTCTGCTTGGTTTATTTTTACTTGTATCTTTATTTGGCATTGATGCCATTTGGTTTACCGTAGCGTTTGCGGAAGCGTTTGGTGTATTGTTTGCTTTATTGTTTTACAAGAAAAGGTTATCTTAA
- a CDS encoding adenine deaminase C-terminal domain-containing protein — MNYDMIIQNCKVYNSFTKSFEYTDVAVKNGIFTHIEKNIMLDNTYVVDGKGKYMIPGLVDIHMHIESSMSIPSRFSDAVLAHGTTSVVADPHEIANVFGREGILSFLSQDTLLDIFYGIPSSVPSTNSNLETTGGAIGIEEVKELLMNNKIVCLGEVMNFYDVCYEPESLSAKIIGICKKLRPILPLEGHCPKIKGRELSNFISKGISADHTHQTKESVIEKITNGMFLEIQGKSMTQEVLETLIEHDFYEYFCFVTDDVMADHLRYGHLNTLVQKAIEMGMKPEMAIYCATFTPARRMHLEDRGTIAPGRIADFIMLDDIYKFHITDVYKNGKKVIKTKKETKKQFPEHFYQSIQCREAEKKDFKINLKGTSALCNIMEIEPHSTFTKHIQKWLPVTNGFLDLENYALLTVYERYGKNGNISHGIVGNTIKKKGAIATSWAHDHHNVMVLGNDVDDMVLAQKEIIKMQGGYVVVKEHKIIASAALEVGGIVSERTIEEIGEDIDNVRKAMQDLGYVHDNEIMSFSTLSLLVSPQLKISDKGMIDTTKQKIIKMVEEIR; from the coding sequence ATGAATTATGATATGATTATTCAAAATTGTAAGGTATATAATTCTTTTACAAAGTCTTTTGAGTATACAGATGTAGCAGTAAAAAATGGTATATTTACACATATTGAAAAAAATATTATGTTAGATAATACATATGTCGTGGATGGTAAAGGAAAGTATATGATACCTGGTTTAGTGGATATTCATATGCATATAGAAAGTTCAATGAGTATTCCTTCTCGTTTTTCTGATGCGGTTTTAGCGCATGGGACTACAAGCGTTGTAGCAGATCCTCATGAGATCGCAAACGTTTTTGGAAGAGAGGGAATACTCTCCTTTTTATCTCAAGATACGCTCTTAGATATTTTTTACGGAATTCCATCTAGTGTTCCATCTACAAATTCTAACTTAGAAACAACAGGTGGTGCGATTGGAATAGAAGAAGTAAAAGAATTACTAATGAATAATAAAATCGTTTGCTTGGGAGAGGTTATGAATTTCTATGATGTATGTTATGAACCAGAATCATTAAGCGCAAAAATCATTGGAATTTGTAAAAAATTAAGGCCTATATTGCCATTGGAAGGACATTGTCCTAAAATAAAAGGTAGAGAATTATCAAATTTTATATCAAAAGGTATTAGTGCAGATCATACACATCAGACAAAAGAAAGTGTTATAGAAAAGATTACAAATGGAATGTTCCTTGAAATTCAAGGAAAATCAATGACACAAGAAGTTTTGGAGACTTTAATAGAACATGATTTTTATGAATATTTTTGTTTTGTTACAGATGATGTCATGGCAGATCATTTGCGATACGGACATTTGAATACATTGGTACAAAAAGCTATTGAAATGGGAATGAAGCCTGAAATGGCTATTTATTGCGCTACTTTTACTCCTGCAAGACGTATGCATTTAGAAGATCGAGGAACAATAGCACCGGGAAGAATTGCAGATTTTATAATGTTAGATGATATTTATAAGTTTCATATTACTGATGTGTATAAAAACGGGAAAAAAGTCATAAAAACAAAAAAGGAAACAAAGAAACAATTTCCTGAACATTTTTATCAATCTATTCAATGTCGTGAAGCTGAAAAAAAAGATTTTAAAATTAACTTAAAAGGAACATCTGCTTTATGTAATATTATGGAGATAGAACCACATTCAACATTTACAAAACATATACAAAAATGGCTTCCAGTTACGAATGGATTTTTGGATTTAGAAAATTATGCGTTACTTACGGTGTATGAACGTTATGGAAAGAATGGGAATATTTCACATGGTATTGTAGGGAATACAATAAAGAAAAAAGGTGCTATCGCAACTTCGTGGGCTCATGATCATCATAATGTCATGGTATTAGGGAATGATGTAGATGATATGGTGTTGGCACAAAAAGAAATTATAAAGATGCAAGGTGGGTATGTCGTTGTTAAGGAACATAAAATAATTGCTTCTGCAGCTTTAGAAGTTGGAGGAATCGTAAGTGAGCGTACCATTGAAGAAATAGGAGAAGATATTGATAATGTTCGTAAAGCAATGCAAGATTTAGGTTATGTACATGATAATGAGATTATGTCTTTTTCTACTTTATCTTTACTTGTGTCACCACAATTAAAAATAAGTGATAAAGGAATGATAGATACGACAAAACAAAAAATAATCAAAATGGTGGAGGAAATACGATGA
- a CDS encoding ABC transporter permease — translation MRRYKGLSIISIFVFAFLFIPLLIIAVTAFGSEPTITFPIHGFTFDWFIKAINSESFQKAFILSMEIALIATLLALIVGIPAAYALSRYSIKGKKIIKSFFLSPTIVPGIVVGYALFQFVIIKLKFPVYEGLLLGHFLVVLPYIIRVVGGSLEQFDYSIEEVAWSLGCNKFKAFFKVVLPNISSGIISSFLLAFINSFNNIPVSMFLSGPGITTLPASLMSYVEYNYDPTVSAVSVLLMLATIFIMFIVEKTLGISALAK, via the coding sequence ATGCGTAGATATAAAGGATTAAGTATTATTTCTATATTTGTATTTGCATTTTTGTTTATTCCATTGCTCATCATTGCAGTAACTGCTTTTGGAAGCGAGCCAACAATTACTTTTCCTATTCATGGTTTTACATTTGACTGGTTTATAAAAGCAATCAATTCTGAATCTTTTCAAAAAGCGTTTATATTAAGTATGGAAATTGCTTTAATTGCAACACTTTTAGCTTTGATAGTAGGAATTCCTGCTGCTTATGCACTATCTCGTTATAGTATCAAAGGGAAAAAGATTATTAAAAGCTTTTTCTTATCACCAACGATAGTTCCAGGAATTGTGGTTGGCTACGCTTTATTTCAATTTGTAATTATTAAGTTGAAATTTCCTGTTTATGAAGGCCTTTTACTTGGACACTTTTTGGTTGTGCTGCCTTACATTATTCGCGTTGTAGGTGGCTCTTTGGAACAATTCGATTATTCTATTGAAGAAGTTGCATGGAGCCTTGGATGTAATAAATTTAAAGCATTTTTCAAAGTGGTATTACCGAATATTTCTAGTGGAATCATATCTAGTTTTTTACTAGCATTTATTAATTCATTTAACAATATACCGGTATCTATGTTTTTAAGTGGCCCAGGAATTACGACTTTACCAGCATCTTTGATGAGCTATGTCGAATACAATTATGATCCAACAGTATCAGCGGTATCTGTACTGCTTATGTTGGCAACAATTTTTATTATGTTTATTGTAGAAAAAACATTGGGTATTTCTGCCCTTGCCAAGTAA